The Rhinopithecus roxellana isolate Shanxi Qingling chromosome 13, ASM756505v1, whole genome shotgun sequence genome contains a region encoding:
- the LOC104677995 gene encoding alpha-crystallin A chain — protein MDVTIQHPWFKRTLGPFYPSRLFDQFFGEGLFEYDLLPFLSSTISPYYRQSLFRTVLDSGISEVRSDRDKFVIFLDVKHFSPEDLTVKVQDDFVEIHGKHNERQDDHGYISREFHRRYRLPSNVDQSALSCSLSADGMLTFSGPKIQTGLDATHERAIPVAREEKPSSAPSS, from the exons ATGGACGTGACCATCCAGCACCCCTGGTTCAAGCGCACTCTGGGGCCCTTCTACCCCAGTCGGCTTTTCGACCAGTTTTTCGGCGAGGGACTTTTTGAGTATGACCTGCTGCCCTTCCTGTCGTCCACCATCAGCCCCTACTACCGCCAGTCCCTCTTCCGCACCGTGCTGGACTCCGGCATCTCTGAG GTTCGATCCGACCGGGACAAGTTCGTCATCTTCCTGGATGTGAAGCACTTCTCCCCGGAGGACCTCACTGTGAAGGTGCAGGACGACTTTGTGGAGATCCACGGGAAGCACAACGAGCGCCAG GACGACCACGGCTACATTTCCCGTGAGTTCCACCGCCGCTACCGCCTGCCGTCCAACGTGGACCAGTCGGCCCTCTCTTGCTCCCTGTCTGCCGACGGCATGCTGACCTTCTCTGGCCCCAAGATCCAGACTGGCCTAGACGCCACCCACGAGCGAGCCATTCCCGTGGCGCGGGAGGAGAAGCCCAGCTCCGCTCCCTCGTCCTAA